One genomic region from Streptomyces sp. NBC_00457 encodes:
- a CDS encoding coniferyl aldehyde dehydrogenase → MTITEATSQPTDAERFGRILAVQRAAYLRDGAPSLAARRSDLRRFKAALIARRSAIEEAISTDFGNRSRHETAMMELGGVVQGIDYLDHHLRRFMRPTGRHTAWPMRFGTNRIEYQPLGVVGVISPWNYPVNLSLMPVVTAIAAGNRVMLKPSKFTPATNTVLASMLSELFPQEQVTMVSGDGSAFSSLPFDHLVFTGSTEVGRAVMRAASENLVPVTLELGGKSPTIVAKGHVTDRTVSDIVFGKLLSGGQTCIAPDYALVHESEIDAFIDSYDRLVKAAYPDGPNSEDYTSIVNDKQYAILTDLIEDARSHGARIIEVGHRPGEAGNRPHTLAPTVVLGVTDEMRIAHEEIFGPILPVFPYRDIDDAIDYVNARPRPLALYYFGSNDTDRRRVLDRTTSGNVTVNGTIMHVGQDDLPFGGVGASGMGQYHGIEGFRTLSHPKGIYVQGRWNAARLLYAPFSKRTDALLNFFLR, encoded by the coding sequence ATGACCATCACGGAAGCCACCTCACAGCCCACGGACGCGGAGCGCTTCGGTCGTATCCTCGCTGTTCAGCGCGCTGCTTATCTCCGCGACGGAGCGCCCTCACTGGCGGCGCGGCGCAGCGATCTGCGCAGGTTCAAAGCGGCACTGATCGCCCGGCGGAGCGCCATCGAGGAGGCCATCAGCACCGACTTCGGAAACCGCTCGCGCCACGAGACCGCGATGATGGAACTCGGAGGCGTCGTCCAGGGCATCGACTACCTGGACCACCATCTCCGCCGGTTCATGCGCCCGACCGGCCGTCACACCGCCTGGCCCATGCGTTTCGGCACCAACCGCATCGAGTACCAGCCGCTCGGCGTGGTCGGGGTCATCTCACCGTGGAACTATCCCGTCAACCTCTCCCTGATGCCGGTCGTCACCGCGATCGCCGCCGGCAACCGCGTCATGCTCAAACCATCGAAGTTCACCCCGGCGACGAACACCGTGCTCGCGTCGATGCTCAGCGAACTCTTCCCGCAGGAGCAGGTCACGATGGTCAGCGGCGACGGCAGCGCGTTCTCCTCCTTGCCCTTCGACCATCTCGTCTTCACCGGAAGCACCGAGGTCGGACGGGCCGTCATGAGGGCGGCGAGCGAGAACCTCGTCCCCGTGACGCTGGAGTTGGGCGGCAAGTCCCCGACCATCGTCGCCAAGGGACACGTAACCGACCGGACCGTGTCCGACATCGTCTTCGGCAAGCTCCTCAGCGGCGGTCAGACCTGCATAGCCCCCGACTACGCCCTGGTGCACGAATCCGAGATCGACGCCTTCATCGACAGCTACGACCGACTCGTGAAGGCCGCCTACCCCGACGGCCCGAACAGCGAGGACTACACCTCGATCGTCAACGACAAGCAGTACGCGATCCTCACCGACCTGATCGAAGACGCCCGCAGCCACGGGGCACGGATCATCGAGGTCGGTCACCGGCCGGGCGAGGCCGGGAACCGCCCGCACACCCTCGCACCGACCGTCGTACTCGGCGTCACCGACGAGATGCGCATCGCCCACGAGGAGATCTTCGGCCCCATCCTCCCGGTCTTCCCCTACCGCGACATCGACGACGCCATCGACTACGTCAACGCACGCCCACGACCGCTCGCGCTCTACTACTTCGGCAGCAACGACACGGACCGGCGCAGGGTCCTGGACCGCACGACCTCCGGCAATGTCACCGTCAACGGCACCATCATGCACGTCGGCCAGGACGACCTCCCCTTCGGCGGCGTCGGCGCGAGCGGCATGGGCCAGTACCACGGCATCGAGGGCTTTAGGACGCTCAGCCACCCCAAGGGCATCTACGTGCAAGGCCGTTGGAACGCCGCCCGCCTCCTCTATGCCCCCTTCAGCAAGCGCACCGACGCTCTTCTCAACTTCTTCCTTCGATAA